A genomic region of Rhodomicrobium lacus contains the following coding sequences:
- a CDS encoding LysR family transcriptional regulator, with protein sequence MDIFVLVAECGGISEAARRAQLTQSAVSQIVANLEQSIGVQLFDRQVRPIALTPSGAVLLEKARGVLLGAREAIQAARAPAMAALPKLNIGLVDSLAGTIGLELVSSLRGIAALWSVQIGLHSQHRRALLGREVDVIISPDPLEDQSNLERHKILREPLILAVPRGINTNIDDLGALARERDIVRLSSRTMLGREVDRLLRRLRIETTGRAEFDDSETVLAMVASGMGWSILTPLCVLRGQAFWRSVTFAPMPSMIASREIHVLARERELGDIPRQVAHTAKAAIARRMSEKIAPDYPWIMDALTLPGISVARREEKPDLWHANAG encoded by the coding sequence TTGGACATTTTTGTCCTAGTCGCGGAATGCGGCGGCATAAGCGAGGCTGCGCGCAGAGCGCAACTTACCCAGTCCGCGGTAAGCCAGATCGTTGCCAATCTCGAACAGTCGATCGGCGTGCAGCTTTTCGACCGTCAGGTGCGGCCGATCGCATTGACGCCCTCGGGCGCGGTCCTTCTGGAAAAGGCGCGGGGCGTGCTTCTTGGGGCGAGAGAGGCCATTCAGGCTGCAAGAGCGCCCGCCATGGCGGCGTTGCCCAAGCTCAATATCGGTCTCGTCGACTCGCTCGCGGGCACCATCGGGCTCGAACTGGTTTCGAGTCTGCGCGGCATCGCCGCGCTCTGGTCCGTGCAGATCGGCCTTCATAGCCAGCATCGCCGTGCGCTTCTCGGCCGCGAGGTGGATGTCATCATTTCACCGGACCCTCTCGAAGACCAATCCAATCTCGAACGGCATAAAATTCTGCGCGAACCGCTCATTCTCGCGGTACCGCGCGGCATCAATACCAACATCGACGATCTCGGTGCGCTCGCCCGAGAGCGGGACATCGTCCGTCTCAGTTCCAGAACCATGCTCGGACGCGAGGTGGACCGGCTGTTGCGCCGCCTTCGCATCGAGACCACTGGGCGCGCGGAGTTCGACGATTCCGAAACCGTGCTTGCCATGGTGGCGTCGGGAATGGGGTGGTCGATCCTGACCCCGCTTTGCGTGCTGCGAGGGCAGGCTTTCTGGCGGAGCGTGACCTTCGCCCCCATGCCGAGCATGATCGCGTCCCGAGAGATCCACGTTCTCGCCCGGGAAAGAGAGCTTGGCGATATTCCTCGCCAGGTGGCTCACACTGCGAAGGCGGCGATTGCCCGGCGCATGAGCGAAAAAATCGCGCCGGACTATCCATGGATCATGGACGCGTTGACCTTGCCGGGCATTTCTGTGGCGCGGCGGGAAGAAAAGCCCGATCTATGGCACGCAAACGCGGGCTGA
- a CDS encoding succinate dehydrogenase iron-sulfur subunit: MVQLTLPKNSKIRKGKTWNSPGAEAKDWKRFEIYRWDPTTGHNPSMDTYWVNLKECGPMVLDAILKIKNEIDPTLAFRRSCREGICGSCAMNIDGTNTLACTKPIKEISGTVKIYPLPHMSVSKDLIPDLSHFFAQHRSIEPWLQTDSPPPETEWLQSRDDRAVLDGLYECILCACCTTSCPSYWWNGARFLGPASLLQARRWIADSRDERTGERLDNLEDPFRLYRCHTILNCAQVCPKGLNPGEAIAELKKLMVERQL, encoded by the coding sequence ATGGTTCAGCTCACGCTGCCGAAAAACTCGAAAATTCGCAAAGGCAAAACCTGGAATTCTCCGGGGGCGGAGGCGAAAGACTGGAAGCGGTTCGAGATTTATCGTTGGGATCCGACCACGGGCCACAATCCGAGCATGGACACCTACTGGGTGAACCTCAAGGAATGCGGCCCGATGGTGCTCGACGCCATCCTCAAGATCAAGAACGAGATCGATCCGACGCTCGCCTTCCGCCGCTCCTGTCGCGAGGGCATTTGCGGGTCGTGTGCGATGAACATCGACGGCACCAATACGCTGGCCTGCACGAAGCCCATCAAGGAAATTTCCGGCACCGTGAAGATCTATCCGCTGCCGCATATGAGCGTCAGCAAGGATCTCATTCCCGACCTCAGCCATTTCTTCGCGCAGCATCGCTCCATCGAGCCGTGGCTTCAGACCGATTCGCCGCCGCCGGAGACCGAATGGCTTCAGAGCCGTGACGACCGCGCGGTGCTCGACGGCCTCTATGAATGCATCCTTTGCGCTTGCTGCACGACGTCTTGCCCGTCCTATTGGTGGAATGGCGCGCGCTTCCTCGGCCCCGCTTCGCTCCTTCAGGCGCGCCGCTGGATCGCGGACAGCCGCGACGAACGCACCGGCGAGCGTCTCGACAACCTCGAAGATCCGTTCCGCCTCTATCGCTGCCACACGATCTTGAACTGCGCGCAGGTCTGCCCGAAGGGCCTGAACCCGGGTGAGGCCATCGCCGAGCTGAAAAAGCTCATGGTCGAGCGTCAGCTCTAG
- the trmFO gene encoding methylenetetrahydrofolate--tRNA-(uracil(54)-C(5))-methyltransferase (FADH(2)-oxidizing) TrmFO: MTSKSTLHIVGAGLAGSEAAWQAAERGAHVVLHEMRPERQTQAHKTGGFAELVCSNSFRSDDHETNAVGLLHEEMRRAGSLIMDAAARHKLPAGGALAVDRDAFSAEVTERLRAHPNVEIASGEVDALPPAEWGATIIATGPLTSPALSASIIAATGEDALSFFDAIAPIVLADSIDMDVAWMQSRYDKPGPGGTGKDYINCPLDRDQYEALIDALLAAEKTSFKEWEKTPYFEGCLPIEVMAERGRDTLRYGPMKPVGLMDARTGRQPWAVVQLRQDNALGTLWNMVGFQTKLKHGEQTRVFRMIPSLENAVFARLGGLHRNTFLNSPKVLDGALRLKAAPHVRFAGQVTGVEGYVESAAIGLLAGRFAAAELGGSDPLPPPQTTALGALLAHITGGHLSDTIEGGPKSFQPMNVNFGLFPPLSEPQKKVRGEAKGAARKKALSKRALAELDLWLEKDMVAARGGHAA, encoded by the coding sequence ATGACCTCGAAATCAACACTACACATCGTCGGCGCGGGCCTTGCCGGCTCTGAAGCGGCATGGCAGGCGGCGGAGCGCGGCGCGCACGTGGTGCTGCACGAGATGCGGCCCGAGCGTCAGACGCAAGCGCACAAGACGGGTGGCTTCGCGGAACTCGTGTGCTCGAACTCCTTCCGCTCCGACGATCACGAGACGAACGCGGTCGGCCTCCTGCATGAGGAGATGCGGCGCGCGGGCTCGCTCATCATGGACGCGGCCGCGCGGCACAAGCTGCCCGCGGGCGGCGCGCTGGCGGTAGATCGCGATGCGTTCTCCGCCGAGGTGACAGAGCGGCTGCGCGCGCATCCGAATGTCGAGATCGCGAGCGGCGAAGTGGATGCGCTGCCTCCCGCCGAATGGGGAGCGACGATCATTGCAACCGGCCCGCTGACCTCGCCCGCGCTTTCCGCCTCGATCATTGCGGCGACCGGCGAGGACGCACTGTCTTTCTTCGACGCCATCGCGCCCATCGTGCTGGCAGACAGCATCGACATGGACGTGGCATGGATGCAGTCGCGCTACGACAAGCCCGGCCCCGGCGGCACGGGAAAGGACTACATCAATTGCCCGCTCGATCGCGACCAGTATGAAGCGCTGATCGACGCGCTGCTCGCCGCCGAGAAGACGAGCTTCAAGGAATGGGAGAAGACGCCCTATTTCGAGGGCTGCCTTCCCATCGAGGTGATGGCGGAACGCGGGCGCGATACGCTTCGCTATGGGCCGATGAAGCCCGTGGGCTTGATGGATGCGCGCACCGGCAGGCAGCCTTGGGCCGTGGTTCAGCTTCGGCAGGACAACGCGCTCGGCACGCTGTGGAACATGGTCGGCTTTCAAACCAAGCTGAAGCACGGCGAACAGACGCGCGTATTCCGCATGATCCCCAGCCTCGAAAACGCGGTTTTCGCCAGGCTTGGCGGGCTTCACCGCAACACCTTCCTCAACAGTCCGAAGGTGCTCGACGGAGCGCTTCGCCTGAAGGCCGCGCCGCATGTGCGTTTCGCGGGGCAGGTGACGGGCGTTGAGGGCTATGTCGAATCGGCGGCCATCGGCCTTCTCGCGGGCCGCTTCGCCGCCGCCGAACTTGGCGGAAGCGATCCGCTTCCCCCGCCGCAGACGACCGCGCTCGGGGCGCTTCTCGCGCATATCACGGGCGGGCATCTCTCCGACACCATCGAAGGCGGACCGAAAAGCTTCCAGCCGATGAACGTGAATTTCGGTCTGTTTCCGCCGCTTTCGGAGCCGCAGAAAAAGGTGCGAGGCGAAGCGAAAGGCGCGGCCCGCAAGAAAGCGTTATCGAAACGCGCGCTCGCCGAGCTTGATCTTTGGCTTGAGAAGGATATGGTCGCGGCCCGTGGTGGGCACGCGGCTTGA
- a CDS encoding electron transfer flavoprotein-ubiquinone oxidoreductase has product MEENEVAEVAEEEALPERETMEFDVVIVGAGPAGLSAAIRLKQLAEKAGKEISVVVLEKGSEVGAHILSGVVIDPIGLNALIPDWKERGAPLEQQVTKDVFLRLTDTKSSGFPHHLLPPAMRNEGFYIGSLGALVKWLGEQAEALGVEIYPGFPAAEVLYDDDGKVIGVGTGDLGIGRDGKPKDDFVRGMALLGKYTLIAEGARGSLAKQLIGKFKLDANSDVQKYGIGLKELWQVKPEHHKPGLVQHTLGWPLDDKTGGGSFMYHYGDNLVAVGFVVHLNYQNPYLSPFHEFQRFKTHPAIAPVFEGGKRIGYGARAIVEGGWQSIPKLTFPGGALLGCSAGFVNVPRVKGSHNAVLSGIAAAEAAFAAVDAGRAGDELTAYEHTVRTGPIAKDLKQIRNVKPLLSRYGTMLGSFLAGVDMWLNKLVPALSPTLSHGKPDYATLKPAKDCKPIVYPKPDGKLTFDILSSLPLSGTNHEEDQPVHLKLADPSIPIGKNLPLYAEPAQRYCPAAVYEVVTSAEGEARFQINAQNCIHCKTCDIKDPSQNINWTTPEGGGGPTYAGM; this is encoded by the coding sequence ATGGAAGAGAACGAAGTCGCGGAAGTCGCAGAAGAGGAAGCCCTTCCCGAGCGCGAGACGATGGAATTCGACGTCGTCATCGTCGGTGCCGGCCCGGCCGGGCTGTCTGCGGCGATCCGGCTGAAACAGCTTGCCGAAAAGGCGGGCAAGGAAATTTCCGTCGTCGTTCTCGAAAAAGGCTCGGAGGTAGGCGCGCATATCCTTTCGGGCGTGGTCATCGACCCCATCGGCCTCAACGCACTCATCCCGGACTGGAAAGAGCGGGGCGCGCCGCTCGAACAGCAGGTGACGAAAGACGTCTTCCTCCGCCTCACGGATACGAAGTCTTCGGGCTTCCCGCATCATCTGCTGCCGCCCGCGATGCGCAACGAAGGCTTCTATATCGGCAGCCTCGGCGCGCTGGTGAAATGGCTCGGCGAGCAGGCCGAGGCGCTGGGCGTCGAAATCTATCCCGGCTTTCCGGCCGCGGAAGTGCTTTACGATGACGACGGCAAGGTGATCGGCGTCGGCACGGGCGATCTCGGCATCGGTCGCGACGGCAAGCCGAAGGACGACTTCGTGCGCGGCATGGCGCTGCTCGGCAAGTATACGCTCATCGCGGAGGGCGCGCGCGGCTCGCTCGCAAAGCAGCTCATCGGCAAGTTCAAGCTCGACGCGAATTCGGACGTGCAGAAATACGGCATCGGCCTGAAGGAGCTGTGGCAGGTCAAGCCCGAACACCACAAGCCGGGTCTTGTGCAGCATACGCTTGGCTGGCCGCTCGACGACAAGACTGGCGGCGGCTCGTTCATGTATCACTACGGCGACAATCTCGTGGCCGTCGGCTTCGTGGTGCATCTGAACTATCAGAACCCCTATCTCAGCCCGTTCCATGAGTTCCAGCGCTTCAAGACGCATCCGGCCATCGCGCCGGTCTTCGAGGGCGGCAAGCGCATCGGCTACGGTGCGCGCGCCATCGTGGAGGGCGGCTGGCAGTCGATCCCGAAGCTGACGTTCCCTGGTGGCGCGTTGCTCGGTTGCAGCGCGGGCTTTGTAAACGTGCCGCGCGTCAAGGGCTCGCACAACGCGGTGCTGTCGGGCATCGCGGCGGCGGAAGCGGCCTTCGCGGCGGTCGATGCCGGTCGCGCCGGCGACGAACTTACGGCTTACGAGCACACGGTGCGTACCGGCCCCATCGCGAAAGACCTGAAGCAGATCCGCAACGTGAAGCCGCTCCTCTCGCGCTACGGCACGATGCTGGGCTCGTTCCTTGCGGGCGTCGACATGTGGCTGAACAAGCTCGTGCCCGCGCTGTCGCCGACGCTCAGCCACGGCAAGCCGGACTACGCCACACTTAAGCCCGCGAAGGACTGCAAACCTATCGTCTACCCGAAGCCGGACGGAAAGCTGACCTTCGACATCCTGTCGTCGCTGCCGCTTTCGGGCACGAACCATGAGGAAGACCAGCCGGTTCACCTCAAGCTCGCCGATCCGAGCATCCCGATTGGGAAGAACCTGCCGCTCTATGCCGAGCCCGCGCAGCGCTATTGCCCGGCGGCGGTTTACGAGGTGGTGACGAGCGCCGAAGGGGAAGCGCGCTTCCAGATCAACGCGCAGAACTGCATCCACTGCAAGACGTGCGATATCAAGGACCCGTCCCAGAACATCAACTGGACGACGCCGGAAGGCGGCGGCGGCCCGACCTACGCTGGGATGTAG
- a CDS encoding uracil-DNA glycosylase: MGNLTGMRASSENAAILLEWYRAMGVEEAIAEETRDWFSEIPRAASFPIGIDVDANVNRKPLPRERADLPQPAANSRTVPHEHARSPSAVPSRDVISNDVMAARELARSARNLDDLHALLENFEGCGLKATASRLCLSRGSPSAPLMLIGEAPGKDEDRQGQPFVGRAGQLLDRMLAAIGLTEADFYITNIVFWRPPGNRTPSPEEVQVCQPFVERQIELIAPKIVMFLGNAAAKQLTGATEGIMKLRGKWLELPGHPGTRAMATLHPAYLLRTPIAKRLAWRDLLAVREALDALKGRS; the protein is encoded by the coding sequence ATGGGCAATCTCACCGGCATGCGCGCGTCTTCCGAGAATGCTGCAATTCTGCTCGAATGGTATCGGGCAATGGGGGTCGAGGAGGCCATCGCCGAGGAAACACGCGACTGGTTCAGCGAAATTCCGCGCGCGGCTTCTTTCCCTATAGGTATAGACGTTGACGCTAACGTCAATCGGAAACCACTCCCCCGCGAGCGGGCGGATTTGCCGCAGCCCGCAGCGAATTCCCGCACAGTGCCCCATGAGCATGCGCGAAGCCCGAGCGCCGTCCCATCGCGTGATGTGATTTCCAACGACGTGATGGCGGCGCGTGAACTCGCCCGCAGCGCCCGAAATCTCGACGACTTGCACGCGCTCCTCGAAAACTTCGAGGGATGCGGCCTCAAGGCCACCGCAAGCCGTCTTTGCCTGTCGCGCGGATCGCCCTCGGCGCCGCTGATGCTCATCGGCGAAGCGCCCGGCAAGGATGAAGACCGGCAGGGCCAGCCCTTCGTTGGCCGCGCGGGTCAGCTTCTCGACCGCATGCTCGCCGCCATCGGTCTCACCGAAGCCGACTTCTACATCACCAATATCGTGTTCTGGCGTCCGCCCGGCAACCGCACGCCCTCGCCGGAAGAAGTGCAGGTCTGCCAACCGTTTGTAGAAAGACAAATTGAACTCATTGCGCCCAAGATCGTTATGTTTCTAGGAAATGCTGCGGCCAAGCAGCTCACTGGAGCGACCGAGGGAATCATGAAGCTGCGCGGAAAATGGCTGGAGCTGCCGGGGCACCCCGGAACGCGAGCGATGGCGACGCTGCACCCGGCCTATCTCTTGCGCACGCCCATCGCCAAGCGGCTCGCCTGGCGTGACCTGCTCGCGGTTCGCGAGGCGCTCGACGCGCTCAAGGGCCGCTCATGA
- a CDS encoding calcium:proton antiporter yields the protein MRPPATAQRIGIVDVMRIVIPVAALALYAAITFLGGQAIKDQPPLWLSLVVFPILFATVIAAVVSAEEIAHEIGEPFGTLVLTISVTVIEVALIMAIMLEDKGNPTLARDTVFAVVMIVANGLVGICMLAGGLRYYQQDFESKGANVYLAVLTALSMLTMVLPNFTVSSAGPVLTSSQLIFVSIITLLLYALFLYIQTVRHTEFFKVEIEDDDTGKKGHGLRIRAPILLVASLLAVVLLSKTFTASLQGILTQLGAPEPFLGFLVALLILSPEGITAVRAARMNELQRSINLALGSSLATIGMTVPAVAVITIFTGKDLILGLGSESMVLLFLTLLVSVYTFGTGRTNILFGFLHLIIFATYIFLIFVP from the coding sequence ATGAGGCCGCCCGCAACGGCCCAGCGCATCGGCATCGTCGATGTGATGCGGATCGTGATCCCCGTCGCGGCGCTGGCGCTCTACGCAGCCATCACCTTCCTCGGCGGACAGGCGATCAAGGATCAGCCGCCGCTGTGGCTGTCGCTCGTCGTCTTTCCCATCCTGTTCGCAACCGTCATCGCGGCGGTCGTCAGCGCCGAGGAGATCGCGCACGAAATCGGCGAGCCGTTCGGCACGCTCGTGCTCACCATTTCGGTGACGGTCATCGAGGTGGCGCTCATCATGGCGATCATGCTCGAAGACAAGGGCAATCCCACGCTGGCGCGGGATACGGTTTTCGCCGTTGTCATGATCGTCGCCAACGGCCTCGTCGGGATCTGCATGCTGGCTGGCGGGCTCCGTTATTACCAGCAGGATTTCGAGTCGAAGGGTGCGAACGTCTATCTCGCGGTGCTGACCGCGCTCTCCATGCTGACGATGGTGCTGCCGAATTTCACCGTTTCGTCAGCCGGGCCGGTCCTGACCTCATCGCAACTCATCTTCGTGTCGATCATCACGCTGCTGCTGTACGCGCTGTTTTTGTACATTCAGACGGTTCGGCACACTGAGTTTTTCAAAGTCGAAATCGAGGATGACGATACCGGGAAAAAGGGGCACGGCCTTCGCATCCGCGCGCCGATCCTGCTGGTCGCCTCGCTTCTGGCCGTGGTCCTGCTGTCGAAGACGTTCACCGCCTCGCTGCAAGGCATTCTGACGCAACTCGGAGCGCCGGAACCGTTCCTCGGCTTCCTTGTCGCGCTGCTGATCCTCTCGCCGGAGGGCATTACGGCGGTGCGGGCCGCGCGGATGAACGAGCTTCAGCGGTCGATCAATCTGGCGCTTGGCTCGTCGCTTGCCACCATCGGCATGACGGTGCCTGCGGTCGCCGTCATCACCATCTTCACGGGCAAGGATCTGATCCTCGGCCTCGGCTCGGAATCGATGGTGCTTCTGTTCCTGACGCTGCTCGTGAGCGTCTACACCTTCGGTACCGGGCGCACGAACATCCTGTTCGGCTTCCTGCACCTCATCATTTTCGCGACTTATATCTTCCTGATCTTCGTTCCCTAG
- a CDS encoding vWA domain-containing protein, whose translation MPDGSAAIDFGAGGGLPPGHRGTRAIQRMVEFAPSTGGLALWVKHLDVADPAAPVVSTDGTTLRYGPSFTETPLAEQVGLVAHEVLHIALRHPQRFLELQQLVGDVDLDLFNICADAIVNSSLSHLTWLRLPHRSVYLDELLRNALNIREDVQKSLLEWDVERLYRAVDDRQQAEKGGKRDQRREKQGGSEESRDGKNGRETQQAQQTKPDERKDGPKAATARAMGAGSLRDLVPMPDPEAPPEAEAQAARQWSERIQRSHASDGMHSMLRALIADLPKIKTAWERALRSQLARALSKKLDLSWSRPARSYIANQGRMGTRRMPFEPGFSLAKPVPRLVVVVDVSGSVDEKLLDRFALEIEAITRRQEAGMMLIIGDDRVRKVVRYEPGVSNLREIEFDGRGDTDFTPLLMEADKYAPDIAVVLTDLDGPARFRPRFPVLWAVPEAFASAAAPFGRKLVLS comes from the coding sequence ATGCCTGACGGCAGTGCCGCAATCGACTTCGGCGCGGGCGGCGGTCTCCCGCCCGGCCATCGCGGCACGCGGGCCATACAGCGCATGGTGGAGTTCGCGCCCTCGACCGGCGGCCTCGCACTTTGGGTGAAGCATCTCGACGTGGCCGACCCCGCAGCCCCTGTCGTTTCGACGGATGGGACCACGCTTCGCTACGGGCCGTCCTTCACGGAAACGCCGCTGGCGGAACAGGTCGGCCTCGTGGCCCATGAGGTGCTGCATATCGCGCTGCGGCATCCGCAACGCTTTCTGGAATTGCAGCAACTCGTCGGAGACGTCGACCTCGACCTCTTCAACATCTGCGCCGACGCCATCGTCAACAGTTCACTGTCGCATCTCACGTGGCTCAGGCTGCCGCACCGCTCGGTCTATCTCGACGAGCTGCTGCGCAACGCGCTGAATATCCGCGAGGACGTGCAGAAATCGCTGCTCGAATGGGATGTGGAGCGGCTTTATCGCGCCGTCGACGACCGTCAGCAGGCGGAGAAAGGCGGCAAGCGCGACCAGCGCCGCGAGAAGCAGGGCGGCTCGGAGGAAAGTCGCGACGGCAAGAACGGCCGGGAGACGCAGCAGGCGCAACAGACGAAGCCCGACGAGCGCAAGGATGGCCCCAAAGCGGCGACGGCCCGCGCGATGGGCGCGGGCAGCCTTCGCGACCTCGTGCCGATGCCCGATCCCGAAGCGCCCCCCGAAGCGGAGGCGCAGGCCGCGCGGCAATGGAGCGAGCGAATCCAGCGGAGCCACGCCAGCGACGGCATGCACTCGATGCTGCGCGCGCTCATCGCCGACCTGCCGAAGATCAAGACGGCGTGGGAGCGCGCGCTTCGCTCGCAGCTGGCCCGCGCGCTCTCGAAAAAGCTCGACCTGTCATGGTCGCGTCCCGCGCGCTCCTACATCGCCAATCAGGGCCGCATGGGCACGCGGCGCATGCCGTTCGAGCCGGGGTTCAGCCTTGCGAAGCCCGTGCCGCGCCTTGTCGTGGTGGTGGACGTGTCGGGCTCGGTCGACGAGAAGCTGCTCGACCGTTTCGCGCTGGAGATCGAGGCCATCACGCGGCGTCAGGAGGCCGGGATGATGCTCATCATCGGCGACGACCGCGTGCGGAAAGTGGTTCGCTACGAGCCCGGGGTGTCGAACCTGCGCGAGATCGAGTTTGACGGGCGCGGCGACACCGATTTCACGCCGCTGCTCATGGAAGCCGACAAATACGCGCCCGACATCGCGGTGGTGCTGACCGACCTCGATGGCCCCGCGCGCTTTCGCCCGCGCTTTCCCGTGCTATGGGCCGTGCCGGAAGCCTTCGCCAGCGCCGCCGCACCCTTCGGGCGAAAGCTCGTGCTGAGCTGA
- a CDS encoding AAA family ATPase codes for MAGNPMNVPPVSIATAKAALIEQFANPVLRRRATMLWGTRGVGKSSIVRQVAAHYGVPLVDLRLTTIEPVDIRGAIYADDSLAKTVWFPPEFLPGRDQPQGILFLDELTAADQRLQISAYSLILDRRVGHYELPDGWQVIAAGNASFHGAVCHDMGTALADRMFHFHVQTVIDAFLDHAMANDFAPEVMAYLKVRPDKLDDTDAQLSNDHLIGSSPRGWEDISNVLKSEMSEHAKRIFVQGRIGASNAAEFFGVLREIQASVDVFKLMEARPGAETAALLPRSLDGLYGMTYGLLAACTDSDSVARALEIVEQLPEVKAEIRLPLREVQTLAMELIMQKALSIGLEGAILESPAYGRYAEARAKEPSYA; via the coding sequence ATGGCCGGAAACCCGATGAACGTGCCCCCCGTCTCGATCGCGACCGCGAAAGCGGCGTTGATCGAGCAGTTCGCAAACCCCGTCCTGCGCCGCAGGGCGACGATGCTGTGGGGGACGCGCGGTGTCGGTAAATCGTCCATCGTGCGCCAGGTCGCCGCTCACTACGGCGTGCCGCTCGTGGATCTTCGTCTCACCACCATCGAGCCGGTGGACATTCGCGGCGCCATCTATGCGGACGACTCGCTCGCGAAAACCGTCTGGTTCCCGCCCGAGTTCCTGCCCGGCCGCGACCAGCCGCAAGGCATCCTTTTCCTCGACGAACTGACGGCTGCCGACCAGCGCCTGCAAATCTCGGCCTATTCCCTTATCCTCGACCGCCGCGTGGGACATTACGAACTGCCGGACGGCTGGCAGGTGATCGCGGCCGGCAATGCCAGTTTCCACGGCGCCGTTTGTCACGACATGGGCACCGCGCTCGCCGATCGCATGTTCCACTTCCACGTGCAGACTGTGATCGACGCCTTCCTCGATCATGCGATGGCGAACGATTTCGCCCCGGAGGTGATGGCCTATCTCAAGGTGCGCCCCGACAAGCTCGACGACACCGACGCGCAGCTTTCCAACGATCACCTCATCGGCTCCAGCCCGCGCGGCTGGGAAGACATCTCGAACGTGCTGAAGTCCGAGATGTCCGAGCACGCCAAGCGCATTTTCGTGCAGGGCCGAATCGGAGCGTCGAACGCGGCGGAATTCTTCGGCGTGCTGCGCGAAATTCAGGCGAGCGTCGACGTTTTCAAGCTCATGGAGGCGAGGCCAGGCGCGGAGACGGCGGCGCTGCTGCCGCGCTCGCTCGACGGGCTTTACGGCATGACCTATGGGCTTCTCGCGGCTTGCACCGACAGCGACAGCGTGGCGCGCGCGCTCGAAATCGTGGAGCAGCTGCCCGAGGTGAAGGCGGAAATCCGCCTGCCGCTTCGCGAGGTGCAGACGCTGGCCATGGAACTCATCATGCAGAAGGCGCTTTCGATCGGGCTTGAGGGCGCGATCCTCGAAAGCCCGGCCTATGGCCGCTATGCCGAGGCGCGCGCCAAGGAGCCTAGCTATGCCTGA
- a CDS encoding CBS domain-containing protein: MDSRIGSIANELRAGQTPPEVSVRTFLGWFDAQRRRYRIVQNIRDELAKEGVRTVPDFETVWIDAPIRFVLSEGDGVSASFEPKTPGESPPKAPETVAPNRWESREVTYKVGRLAAANQGIVSVPPDKPVAQAVTIMMLRGFSQLPVMTDDGAVLGMLSWRSVGTRMVLNRAAPLVRDAMEPHHEVRSDVSIFDAIQAIVANDYVLVRGADGRITGIVTANDLSLQFHDLTEPFLLLGEIENLVRNLIGNVFSADELKTACNPADASRVAYVETVADLSFGEYIRLLQLPPNWSRLAINIERDVFCQSLDAVRKIRNDVMHFDPDGIEPEELQQLRQFTRFMRQLASARG, translated from the coding sequence TTGGATTCTCGTATCGGCTCGATTGCCAATGAACTTCGCGCGGGGCAGACCCCGCCCGAAGTCAGCGTCCGCACGTTTCTCGGGTGGTTCGACGCCCAGCGTCGCCGCTACAGGATCGTTCAGAACATCCGCGACGAACTCGCGAAAGAGGGCGTGCGCACGGTTCCTGATTTCGAGACGGTCTGGATCGACGCGCCGATCAGGTTCGTCCTTTCCGAAGGCGACGGCGTTTCCGCCAGTTTCGAGCCGAAGACGCCCGGCGAAAGCCCGCCGAAAGCACCGGAGACGGTCGCTCCCAACCGATGGGAATCCCGCGAGGTGACCTACAAGGTTGGCAGGCTCGCCGCCGCCAACCAGGGCATCGTCTCCGTTCCGCCTGACAAGCCCGTCGCCCAGGCTGTCACGATCATGATGCTGCGCGGCTTCTCGCAACTCCCGGTGATGACGGACGACGGCGCCGTGCTCGGCATGCTGAGCTGGCGGTCCGTTGGCACCCGCATGGTCCTGAACAGGGCGGCTCCCCTCGTCCGCGACGCGATGGAGCCGCATCATGAAGTGCGGTCGGACGTTTCCATTTTCGATGCGATCCAGGCTATCGTCGCGAACGATTACGTTCTTGTGCGCGGCGCGGACGGACGCATCACCGGCATCGTCACGGCGAACGATCTGAGCCTTCAGTTTCACGACCTGACCGAGCCTTTCCTGCTCCTCGGCGAGATCGAAAATCTCGTCCGCAACTTGATCGGCAACGTGTTTTCGGCGGACGAACTGAAGACGGCCTGCAATCCGGCCGACGCGTCGCGGGTCGCCTATGTCGAAACCGTCGCGGACCTCTCCTTCGGCGAGTATATCCGTCTTCTGCAATTGCCGCCGAACTGGAGCAGACTCGCGATCAACATAGAGCGCGACGTCTTCTGCCAGTCGCTCGACGCGGTGCGCAAGATCAGGAACGACGTGATGCATTTCGATCCGGACGGCATCGAACCGGAAGAACTCCAGCAGCTTCGCCAGTTCACGCGCTTCATGCGGCAGTTGGCGAGCGCACGTGGATAG